Proteins co-encoded in one Sus scrofa isolate TJ Tabasco breed Duroc chromosome 14, Sscrofa11.1, whole genome shotgun sequence genomic window:
- the ASPHD2 gene encoding LOW QUALITY PROTEIN: aspartate beta-hydroxylase domain-containing protein 2 (The sequence of the model RefSeq protein was modified relative to this genomic sequence to represent the inferred CDS: inserted 2 bases in 1 codon): protein MVWMPWGPQKTDWLTRLRTPNSSXPKMSLEWLVAWGWSLDGLRDCIATGIQSVRDCDTTAVVTVACLLVLFVWYCYHVGREQPRPYVSVNALMQGPDANGLQNGFVYCQSPECVRCSHNGGLNQKLYHNLQEYAKRYSWSGMGRIHKGIREQGRYLNSRPSIQKPEVFFLPDLPTTPYFSRDAQKHDVELLERNFQTILCEFETLYKAFSNCSLPQGWKMNSTPSGEWVTFYLVNQGVCVPRNCRKCPRTYRLLGSLRTCIGNNVFGNACISVLSPGTVITEHYGPTNIRIRCHLGLKTPGGCELVVGGEPQCWAEGRCLLFDDSFLHTAFHEGSAEDGPRVVFMVDLWHPNVAAAERQALDFIFAPGR, encoded by the exons ATGGTGTGGATGCCCTGGGGACCACAAAAGACTGACTGGCTGACCCGGCTTCGGACCCCCAACAGCTC CCCCAAGATGTCGCTCGAGTGGCTGGTGGCCTGGGGCTGGTCACTGGATGGCCTGAGGGACTGCATCGCCACCGGCATCCAGTCTGTGCGGGACTGCGACACCACGGCTGTGGTCACTGTGGCCTGCCTGCTGGTCCTGTTCGTGTGGTACTGTTACCACGTGGGCAGGGAGCAGCCCCGGCCCTACGTCTCGGTCAACGCCCTGATGCAGGGCCCTGATGCCAATGGTCTGCAGAACGGCTTCGTGTACTGCCAGTCCCCCGAGTGCGTGCGCTGCAGCCACAACGGGGGCCTCAACCAGAAGCTCTACCACAACCTGCAGGAGTATGCCAAGCGCTATTCCTGGTCCGGCATGGGCCGCATCCACAAGGGCATCCGCGAGCAGGGCCGCTACCTCAACAGCCGGCCCTCCATCCAGAAGCCCGAGGTCTTCTTCCTCCCCGACCTCCCCACCACGCCCTACTTCTCCCGGGATGCACAGAAGCACGACGTGGAGCTGCTGGAGCGCAACTTCCAGACCATCCTGTGCGAGTTTGAGACCCTGTACAAAGCCTTCTCAAACTGCAGCCTCCCGCAGGGATGGAAAATGAACAGCACCCCCAGTGGGGAGTGGGTCACCTTTTACTTGGTCAATCAGGGGGTTTGCGTCCCCCGGAACTGCAGGAAGTGCCCACGGACGTACCGCTTGCTGGGAAGCCTTCGGACCTGTATTGGGAACAATGTTTTTGGGAACGCATGCATCTCTGTGCTGAGCCCCGGCACCGTGATAACGGAGCACTACGGACCCACCAACATCCGCATCCGATGCCATTTAG GTCTGAAAACCCCAGGTGGCTGTGAGCTGGTGGTGGGCGGGGAGCCCCAGTGCTGGGCAGAAGGCCGCTGTCTCCTGTTCGACGACTCCTTCCTGCACACTGCATTCCACGAAG GTTCAGCGGAGGATGGCCCGCGGGTGGTTTTCATGGTGGATTTGTGGCATCCAAACGTCGCAGCGGCCGAACGGCAGGCCCTGGATTTCATCTTTGCTCCGGGACGATGA